CTGAGCAAAAATGTGTGATTGAAGGTCTCTTTCAGATTCCGGATCCATCCTATAAAAGCCTTTTCGAAAGTCTGGATTTGGACTATGAGGCTGAAACAATTATCCGTCGTGAGATTTTACCCAGCGGTAAATCCCGGGCCTTTGTAAATGATAGTCCGGTGCGTTTGGAAAGCCTGTCCCAATTGGCTCAACGCCTGATAGATATCCACAGTCAACACGATACTTTATTATTGAATGATGCTAATTTCCAGCTCGATCTCATCGATAGTTTTGGATCGCATCAATCTTTATTGCAAGAATATCAGCAGGCTTTTAAGAATTGGCGCAAAGGCCAAAAGCGAATTGCTGAACTCGAAGCACAAAACCGGGAAGAGGGCGGAGATTTGGATTATCTGGAATTTCTACACCAAGAATTGGTGGATGCCAAATTAGTCCCTGGTGAAGTGACAGATATTGAAGCGCGTCTGGAAATTCTGGAGCATTCTGGAAAAATTGAATCGGCCCTGGCTTCGGTTCAAGAAATGGCGGATGCCAATCCCTTGGGATTAAGTGAAATGCTCCGGCAAATGCGCCAGGAATTGCGATCCATTGCCAATTTGGATAAAAAGTTAGGCAGCTTTTCGGAGCGCGCTGAAAGCCTCTTTATCGAATTTGAAGATTTGCGTCAGGAATTGGAGCTCTACCAATCTGAAGGCAATTTCGATCCCCGCGAAAAAGAACAATTGGATGAGCGCTTAAGTCAGTTGATCCATTTGCAACGCAAGCATCAAGCGGAAAGCGCAGAAGAGCTAATCGAAAAACGTGATGCTCTGGAAGCTAAGATGAGTGCCGCCGCCGATCGGGATATTGCTTTGGAAAAGGAAAAGGCCGAAGCAAGCCAATGGCAGGCTAAAACCGAATCTTTGGCTCAAGATTTACATGAGGAGCGCCAGAAATTGAAAGCTCCCTTGGAAACGCAGGTGTTGGACTTATTAGCAGAATTAAACCTGGCTAATGCCCGATTTGATATTTCCATTGAAGTGCAGGAGACATGCGACAATAATGGCCATGACCGAGTGAATTTCCTTTTTTCGGCCAATCCTGGTCAAAAAGTGCAGTCCTTACAAAAGGTAGCCTCCGGTGGTGAATTATCGCGGGTAATGCTAGCCCTTAAAGCGATCTTAGCGCGTTCTCGCAGTTTGCCCACCATCATCTTTGATGAGATCGATACCGGAGTAAGTGGTGAAACGGCACATAAGATTGGGGAGATTTTAAAAGGCATGGGTAGCTTTATGCAAGTTATTGCCATCAGCCACTTGGCCCAAATCGCCTCTAAAGGCAGTCAGCATTATTTAGTGCGCAAAGAAAGTGAGGCGGATAATACGCGCACAGAGATACGACCACTCAATGAACAGGAGCGTTTGAACGAAATTGCCCGCTTATTGGGAGGGGATAAATTGACTGATGCGACCTTGGCCAATGCGCGGGAACTCATTCAAGGTGCCTGAGCCCTTGTAATATCGAGGCATTCGCTTATTTTTAACCTCCTGTAATGAAGAACGCATGAAGAAAATTGCACTTTTAGGCTTGAGCCTCCTGCTGATAGGCGCCTGTAAAAAGGATTCAGACACTGATGGTACTGATGGCGGTAATGGAGGAGGTAGCTCTTCTGGAATGCAAGCCTATATTGGGATTGAAGGAACTTCTCCCAATGGAATCAGTAGTTTGGCGATGTACAATGTGACCAATCAAACGATTGAGAACAATGTATTCCGCAAGGCCAATATCAATCCTATGGGATCACAATTAAGTGATATGATGTTGGATAAGTCTCGTAATCAATTGGTTTTAATCGTACCGGGCTCCAATAAAATCGTATTTGTGGATGCCAAGACTTTGAAGATTAAATTCCAAACTCGAGATCTACTGCAAATCCGGAAAGTAGCTAAGGTTTCTGACAATCTCTATTATGTTACCTGTCCCGAATTACCTGGTTATTATGTGATTAACGCTAATAATGGTAATGTAGTGGATGAAATTACCTTCGATGTAGGGGTTAATCAAACTGAAATTGCGGTTTGGGAAGACTTAGCCTTCATTTGCAATAATGGGAGCCCGATGTCAAAAGACAGTACCGTGAGTATTGTGCGTACAACCGAAGATACTTTGGTAACTAATTTAATCGTGGGCCATTCACCCAACAGTTTTGTAATCGATGCGTCTAATCATTTGTGGATTCTTTGCAGTGGTGATTTAAATGTTGCCGATCCTACCCAAAGTGGTACCGGTTCTTTGTGGAAGTACAATTTGGATACTATGTACCGTGACATTGATTCCGGTTGGGCGATTACAGCCGATACAGTGATGTACTTTGTTGACAATCAATTACGTCCGCATTACCTTACCCATGATGAGGCAGGGGGTAATTTGTACTATATCACCAATTTACCGACCGGAGATATTGCGGTTACTAATACCAGTATTAAAGCTTTGAATGAGAACCCAATAGTAGAGGATAACTTCTATGCGCTGGCTTTCGATCCCATTAATTTGGAATTATACGGAATGCGCACCCCTGATGATATTGAGAAGAACGGGGCCCTACAGATCTTTGATCCGGTAGGTAACAAGAAGACCAGCATTACCATTGGGGTAAAACCCAACAATGTCGTCTTTAAATAATCTCAGTTTTGATTTAAAACCTTTAAAACCGCTTAAGGCGGAGCTAAAGGAAAAGATACAAGCAGAAAAGTCCGGGCAGAAATTAAACTTTCAGCCCAGGGCTTTTTTTCAGTTTTTCACTTGGCTAAATCGAGTTCAGGGGAAAAAGCAGGCTCAATTGCTGAATATTGATATTCTCAGCTTTGCCGGTGATCATGGTATAAATGCTGAATTCTCAACACCTCGTTTTCGCAGTGGTGAATTTTTAATGGATGCCATGCGGCAAGAAACCATGCCCGAATTATGGAAGGGGAATTTGAGCCTTCAACATTTTTGGGTAGATCTGGGAGTTGATTATGCCTTTGAGTCGAATATCAGCTATTGGCTAAATCACAATAACAAATTAATTAATAGTAAGATAAAAGCTAGAACCGAAAGTTTTAGTTCATATCCTGCAATGACCGATGATGAGCTCGCCGAAGCCTTTTACAGCGGTCGGAAATTAGTGGATAGAGCCCATTATCAAGAAAAGGATCTGCTGGTTTTACACAGTTTAGGGGAAGGGCAAATCTTTAGTGTTTATGCTTTGGCCTGGGCTTTAAGTATTAGTGATGCCAAAGCCTGGACTAAGTATTTACCAGCTTGGTTAGGTCAGGAGGTAGAACAGGAAATTCAGCGTCTGGCCAAAAAACATCCTATTAGTCATAATCCCTTTACCAATCTCTGCTTTTACGGAGGATTTGAAACCGTGGCCCTTTGTGGGGCGATTATCCGAGCGGCAGAAAAAGGTATTCCCTTTCTGCTAGCGGATCCTATGGCGATTATTGCCTGGCAGTATGCGGCTAAGATTGTTCCTGGAGTAGAGCAATATGGCTATGCTGTGGGAAACTTCGCAGAGCATTTAAGCAAAGACTACGGTTCCTTTAAGGAAAACATGAGCTATACCGCTAGTGGGAGGGAATGGTATCCCTTTATTTGGAAGATGCAGCAGGAATTGCGCCAGTTTAATGCTCAATAAAAAAAGCACCCCTAAGAGGTGCTTTCAATATTCTTTATCGATATAATCTGGATACTAAGCTCTAATGCGCTCCAGGATAGGCTTGCCTTCGGTTAAACGATAGGCTGCTACGATTACTATTCCGTAAAATACGGTTCCCATTACTTGATTGAATAAGAAAGGTAAACCTGCAACATAAGAGCCTATTAGGCCATTAACATTTTGTGGGTAAGCAGGGTTTCCTAACCATACACCGAAATTGGTAAGCAAGAAGAATAATAAAGTTCCGCTAATACCACCTACAATTACGTGAGCCCATTTAGAGCTACCAAAATTTAATACGCCTAAGAGGGCGATTAATAAGTAAGAGCTGTATAACCATCCAGCGCCCTGGGTGATTAAAGTGAAGCCCATATAAGAATAGAGGGTATTGTTAATGATAAAGTCGCTTACAAATAAGATAAGCATAGGGAAGAGGAGGGCCTGGTAGCGTTTACCAAAGAGCATTCCACCGGTAAAAACAACCGCAGTCATAGCGGTGAAATTAGGCCAGGGAGCAATCAAACGGCTGCCAATGGCAAGGACAAATAGGATCGCTAGGTAGATCAGTTGTTTCTTCATGTTTTATACTTGAGAGCACAAAGTTAAGAAGCCTAAAGCAAAATCAAGCTTCCGGACGGTATTCTCTAAAGCTTCGATCGCGATAAAAGATGATTATGCGGTCAATTTCCTTTTCTGGCACTGGATTAACATTTGTATATACATTTGTTAATTCGGAATCACGCTTTTCTTTTGGGTACTCAGGCTCTTGTTTATCAGTAGGTTCAGTCTTAGGATTATCAATAGTGTCTTTTACAGCATAAGGAATGGGAGCTCCACTGGGTTCTGATACATAGCGAGCACCAGGAGGTAGGCCAAAAGAGGAATAGGCGGCTTCATCCTCACTACTTACTTGCTTAGCTTTATCTACTTCTTTAGGTTCCTTAGGATCTATAGGCACTTTAGGTTCATTGGCTTTATAGTCCTTTAATTGTTGATCTTCATACATAGAGCCCTTACCATTTAATAAATAATCGAGATTTACATTTGTATATACATTTGTAATCTGTTGAATAAGGTGTAAAGAAGGGTTATTTCTACCGCTCAATACGTGACTAATGATAGCAGGGGCAACGTCTATGCTTTGAGCGAAGTCCTTATTACTTAAACCCTGATCAGCAATTAACTCCTTTATCCTAGCGGCAATTTCTTCCATAAAAAAAAGACTTTACTACAAATGTAATAAAGTCTTTCGAAATGTTAATGTTAAGCTTTTTCGGAAGCTTAAACTAAGCTTTAATAGATTGGCTTAAAGTTACTGAAAATCAATGCTTAAAAATATGAATTAACAAATGAGAATACTTATGTATATCACTCACTTAGGGACCAGGAGTAGATTTGTTCGCCTTCGCTATTGTAATAGATCAGTACCAGCTTACGAGCTTTGCGCTTTCCGCTGATGTTCATTACCGCGAAATTGCGTTCCTGAATTAAGGAACCTTCCACGCGGTAGTCATTTTCCTCAGTCACCTGATGTGCTGCCCCGCTGGTTAAAGGCGAAACCGTGAACTCATACACCCAATTGCCATTAGGTAACTGTAATTTATCTACTTCGCTATGGTGACGGTCGCCACTGATGAAGATCACATTCTTAATATCCTCATCATTTAGGCGCTTGAGGATATAATCACGCTCTTCTTCGTAATTGCTATGGTTTTCGAATACTTGGGCGGTGTTTAAGAATTGCCCACCGGTTAAAACGAATTTAAAGGGCGCATGACTTTGTTTTAGGAGGTCAATCATACGATCAATCTGCTGGGTTCCAAAAATCTGCTCAGGATGCTCCTCGCTTGGCTCGGTGCGGTAAAAGCGGTTGTCCATCATTACAAAATCACAGTCTCGGTAATTAAAGGCACTAAAGGTGCAAGGCATATCACGGTATCCAAAACTGGGATTGGGCCAAAAGAGCTTAAACATCTCCAGGGCCAAATCGCGATGGATCCAGGAGCCATTGGCGTCATTTGGGCCGAAATCATGGTCATCCCAAATCGCATAATTATTACAAGAGGCCATTAGCGCCTGCATTTCCTCAATAGAACGGGTATGGGTGTAGCGGTGGATGTATCCAGAGCGCGTCCACCAATCAGCATCACGTAAATAGATATTATCGCCCAACCAAAGCATGGCATCCGGCTTTTGCGATTCTATACTCTTGAATATCTGATAATCGCCACCATACGGAGTGCCTGGCCGATCGTAGGCTTCTTCATTAATATAGGTACAGCTTCCCATGGCAATAGAGAAGGCAGGAGGATCAGTGCGATAATCCCATAAGGGTTCGGTATCGAACTCCAGGGGGAATTTAAATTTTTGGTTTTCATCGTCGACCATCACTTCGTATTCGTAAATGGTGCCGGGCTCCAAATTGCGGAGGTAGAGTTTGGCGGTATTCCCGGTATTTGCAGAGGTGCTCACCAAGTCGGTTTCTTGCTTTTGTTCGGGACTGTTTTGGGGCCAGTAATTGAGTTTAACTGAGCCTTTATCGCGGAGCTGTACCCAAATTAGGGCTTCTTTCATTTCCGCATAACCTAATAGTGGTCCGCTTAAAACCTTATTAGATTGAGCCACAATAGTTAAGGATAGTATACTTAAAGCTATACTAAATGCTAATCGTTTCATTTTATAACGGTTTAAGTGACCGAAAATAAGCGTAAAAAGCGGATTGGCTTAAGCTTTAACTTAATCTTAATCCCGTTATTTGTAAGAGTGCGAGTTTACAGCCCTTTTTGATAGATTTCTACTATGCAATTCTCTACTCAAAACTCTAATAATACTAGCCTAAAATCTTTGGTTCCGGAGCGACGATGGTTGCGCCTGGAGCACCTGAATGACTTATGGGCTTTTGTGGGAAATCACGAAGATTTTCAAATTGAATCTATTGGCCACAGTGAAGAAGGTCGGGACTTGAAGGTGATTCTCTGGGGGAAAGGCCCGAAACGAATATTTGCTTGGACCCAAATGCATGGCAATGAGCCTACCGCGACCTTGGCTTGTGCCGATTTGCTACAGGATTTAGTTTCAGATCCTGAATTAATGGCACTGGAATCCAAAATCGAAGTGGCCTTAGTTTTAATGTTAAATCCGGATGGAGCCGAGCGCTTTCAAAGGCGCAATGCCCTGGGGATTGATTTAAACCGAGATGCTGTAGCCCGCTGCAGTGCTGAGATTAAGGCCTATTTCAATTTCCTGGAAGCCTTTAAACCTCAGTGGGCTTTTAATCTGCATGATCAGCGAAATATTTTTAGTGCCGGAGCCAGTGAGCATTGCGCTACCCTAAGTTTCTTGGCACCTTCAGCGGATGAAGAGCGCAGTATCCGTTTGGAGCGCAAGGTGAGTATGCAAATGATTGCCGCTATACATCAAAAGCTGGAAGACAGTCTTAGTGGACATTTCGGGCGATATAGCGATGAATTTTATCCTCGTGCTTTAGGGGATAACCTCATGAAATTGGGTATTCCTAATGTTTTATTTGAAGCCGGTCATTTTCCTGGAGATCGCTTCCGCCGAAAGGCTCGAGAGCTCAATTACCGTGGTTTAAAAGAAGCCTTGCATTTGGTTGCCACTGATGCCTGGGAATTGGTAGATCCCGCCTTATATCATCTAATTCCTGAAAACAAAAGCCATTTGCGCGACCTTATATTTAGAGATCTGCAATTTGGTAATTGCCGTTTAGACCTGGCTCTGATGGAGCAAGAGGTGCCGAATAAAGAAAGTGGGGAACTGGAGATTAAATTTCGCATTGATGATATTGGCGATCTCAGTCATCTCCATGGTATTCAAGAATATAAAGGCGGAATATTGGCATTTGAAGGGGATTTCAATCAGGATGCCTTAGCCAATGGTCGGATCCAAAGTGAACGTGAATTTGTATTTAAACATGGCTATTTACAAGAGCATTAATCCTTATAATCAAGAACTTATAGGGGAATTCCCCGAAGATTTATCGACAGAGCTGGAAGCCAAAATCGCAGCCGCCCACAGTCTAAGTCCTTTAGAGGATCATTATTCATTTCCCATCCGCCGAAAGGCCGTCCAAAATTTAGCTGGCCTCTTGCGTGAGCGTAAAACTGAATTGGCCGTGCATATTTGCGATGAAATGGGCAAGGTGCTTAAGGAAGCGGAGGCCGAAGTGGAAAAATGTGCCTGGCTTTGTGACTATTATTATGAAAAGAGCCCCGAATTTTTAGCCGATCAAAAGCTGGATTTAGGCGATGCCCAGGCGATTCGTCGCTATGAAGCCTTAGGAGTGATTTTAGGCATTATGCCCTGGAACTTCCCACTGTGGCAGGTTTTCCGCTTTGCGGTGCCAGCTATTTTAGCGGGAAATCGGGTTTTATTGAAGCATGCTCCCAATTGCAATTTAAGTGCAGATGATCTCCAGAGCATATTTGATGATGCAGGCTTGCCTGTGGCTGCTTATTCTGCTGTGCGACTATCCAATGAAACGGTAGCCGAATTGCTCACAGATGCACGCATTAAAGGTGTAAGCCTTACCGGTAGTGAAAAAGCTGGGCGTACGGTAGCTGAGATTGCAGGCCGTGAGTTAAAGCCTCAGGTTTTGGAATTAGGTGGATCCAATGCCTTTATCCTTCATTCCAGTGCTAAGGTGAAAGCCGCGGCTCAACTGGCTTCCAGCGCTCTTTTATTAAATGCCGGGCAAAGCTGTATTGCTGCTAAGCGCTTTTTGGTGCATGAATCCTTGTATACCGAGTTTATCCAAGAATTGAAAGCAGTGTTTTCTAATTATAGCATTGGTGATCCCAAGGCATCCAGTACTAGTATTGGTCCTTTGGCACGCCCCGATTTAAAAGCCAATGCCCTGCGTCAAATTGAAGAAAGTCTGGCTCAAGGTGCGAAATTGGAGCTAGGAGGGAAGGGTGATGGCAATCTTTTGGAGCCCACCATTTTAAGTGGGGTAAATCCGGATATGACCGTTTTTAAAGAAGAGGTATTTGCGCCCATCGCCTCAATCATGAGCTATGCCGATTTTGAGGAAGCGATTGCCATTAGCAACAGCAGTCGCTATGGTTTAGGGGTGAGCCTTATTGGTGAGGACCGCGATTTTATGCTTAGTCAGGCTTCCCGATTTGAGGAAGGCGCGGTATTTATCAATGACCTGGTAAAAAGTGATCCGCGCTTGCCTTTTGGAGGCGTGAAGAATTCCGGTTATGGTCGCGAATTAGGTCCGGAGGGCATCCATTCCTTCTGCAACCTGAAAACCATTTACCTGAAAGGGGATTAAAGGATACGCTTGAAAATATAGAACAAGAAGAGAATCAGGATAATACCGATTAAAACATAGATACTACCATTGTAATGGAGTTTATGCAATTTGAGATCCTTGCGATAGCTCCACACCAGATAGCCAATAAATACGAACATAAAGATGCCGGCGAAAATCCAGTGACCGGTAGTGATATTTTCCATAAGACTAAATCTTTTGCAAAGTAAACCATGAAAAAGCAAATTTCCGCCGTTGAAGCCTTCCACAATGCTTTTCGCATTGAAAACCGTTATGCACCCACTGCTGATATTGATGAAAAAACGCAGCTCTTGCGCTATAAATTAATGCGGGAAGAAAATGAAGAATACCTGGAAGCCGCTCAGAATGGGGATTTGGTGGAAATTGCCGATGCCCTGGGGGATATGCTCTATATCCTTTGTGGCACCATTTTAAGTCATGGTATGCAGGATAAAATTGAAGAGGTATTCGACGAAATTCAGCGTAGCAATATGTCGAAATTGGATGCCAATGGCGAACCTATTTACCGGGAAGACGGCAAGGTGCTGAAAAGTGATCAATACTTTAAGCCCAATATTAAGGCTATTCTCGATCGGGATTAGAGTTTTTGTACTGCATCTACCAGGCGCTGCGCAATAGCGGCTTTGCTGTAGGATGCTTCCATCTTTTGGCGGGCTTTGTGGCCTAAGGCGCTTAATTCATCGCGATGATCGCGTAGGTATAGAATTTTATCGGCTATGGCTTGCGGATTAGCTTCGGCGGTGAGTACATCTGTACCCGGCTCAAAAACCTCCCGTAAACCCGGACTGTCTTTAGTGAGGATGGCTTTTCCGGAGGCCGCATAGTGATAGAGTTTATTGGGTACTACCAAATCAGCTTTGAGTGATTCACCAAAAACGCCGAGGGCCAGATCGAATTTGGCAATTTGCGCAGCTAATTCATCGTAGGGAATCCAGCCTTTGAAAATATCCAGAGATAAACCGCGATCAGCAGCTAATTGCCGCGCTTCCTCATATTGATGACCGGTTCCTAATAAGGTGAAATTAAGGTCTTTCTCCTCCTTGAGTAGGGCTATGGCCTCTATGATGCTTAAAACTCCTTGTAAGGGCACGAAAGTGCCGTAAAATCCCACTTCGAGCGTATCATCCTTTTTGGGGTAATGGGCTGGGAATTCCTCCAAATGCACACCCACGGGTACCACGGCCTTAGGCAAGGAGGAGGGGAGTCTCAAGGTTTTCTCGAAATACTGCAGATGGGCAGCGGTATCGGCTAGGAGGAGATCACAATTTCTAAAATCCCGAAAATCGATCCACCATTTTTGGGGAGCTTTCCAATAATGGCCATAGTCGACCACCTTGGTAAGGTAGCGGGAAATTAGGGGATCAAAAACCACTGGGGCCTGGGCATAGCGACGTACAAAGCTCAGGTCGCGATGACGAAAGGGTGGCACCAGAACCACATCAGCCTTTAAACTAAGATCCCGAAGCACCTGGCCGTATTTCGGCTGGCGTTCGGGAATCTTATAATACTGTACATCATGCCCCAATTCCTTTAAACCTTCGGCCAAAATATAGGTGCGGTTGTAAGTAAAACCATCCTTGGCGGCGAAGAGGAACTGCATGAAAGGAGAGAGGTTAGTGCTTTTGCATTTTGGTTTTAAGCTTGCGGATTTGTCCTTTAAGCTTGTCTACTGCATCATGCACGGCTTTTTCGAAAGAAGCATCGTGACTTTCGGCGAAGAGATCATTGCCGGGAATATTCAGCTTGATTTCTGCTTTTTTGTTTTGATTCGCTTCGTCCTGAATCAGTTTCAGGTAAACTTCCGCACCTACGATTTGATCGTAGTACTTGTGCAATCCACTTACTTTTTCTTCAGTAAAGGAGAGCAACTCTTCTGTAGCTTTAAAGTCTACAGTTTGGATATCCCATTTCATAGGTATTGTTTTGATTTAAGCCTGCAAAGATAGACTTGGCATTAAATTAGCACGAAGCCTTTTTAAAATAGTATAAATACTAGTTTTGCATCAAAAGCCAAATTCAACATGAAACGACTTATTTTTCTAGGAGCGATGTTAATCGGTTTTTCCGCAATAGCCCAGGAGAAGCCGGTAATTTCCTCAGCCGTAATTGCCATAGACCGTAACAACGATTTAACTGCCGCTAAGGGTTATATCGA
The Croceimicrobium hydrocarbonivorans genome window above contains:
- the recN gene encoding DNA repair protein RecN is translated as MLQHLRISNFALIEKLDLDWQTGFTTITGETGAGKSILLGALNHLLGQRADLKALKDPEQKCVIEGLFQIPDPSYKSLFESLDLDYEAETIIRREILPSGKSRAFVNDSPVRLESLSQLAQRLIDIHSQHDTLLLNDANFQLDLIDSFGSHQSLLQEYQQAFKNWRKGQKRIAELEAQNREEGGDLDYLEFLHQELVDAKLVPGEVTDIEARLEILEHSGKIESALASVQEMADANPLGLSEMLRQMRQELRSIANLDKKLGSFSERAESLFIEFEDLRQELELYQSEGNFDPREKEQLDERLSQLIHLQRKHQAESAEELIEKRDALEAKMSAAADRDIALEKEKAEASQWQAKTESLAQDLHEERQKLKAPLETQVLDLLAELNLANARFDISIEVQETCDNNGHDRVNFLFSANPGQKVQSLQKVASGGELSRVMLALKAILARSRSLPTIIFDEIDTGVSGETAHKIGEILKGMGSFMQVIAISHLAQIASKGSQHYLVRKESEADNTRTEIRPLNEQERLNEIARLLGGDKLTDATLANARELIQGA
- a CDS encoding YncE family protein; protein product: MKKIALLGLSLLLIGACKKDSDTDGTDGGNGGGSSSGMQAYIGIEGTSPNGISSLAMYNVTNQTIENNVFRKANINPMGSQLSDMMLDKSRNQLVLIVPGSNKIVFVDAKTLKIKFQTRDLLQIRKVAKVSDNLYYVTCPELPGYYVINANNGNVVDEITFDVGVNQTEIAVWEDLAFICNNGSPMSKDSTVSIVRTTEDTLVTNLIVGHSPNSFVIDASNHLWILCSGDLNVADPTQSGTGSLWKYNLDTMYRDIDSGWAITADTVMYFVDNQLRPHYLTHDEAGGNLYYITNLPTGDIAVTNTSIKALNENPIVEDNFYALAFDPINLELYGMRTPDDIEKNGALQIFDPVGNKKTSITIGVKPNNVVFK
- a CDS encoding nicotinate-nucleotide--dimethylbenzimidazole phosphoribosyltransferase, with protein sequence MSSLNNLSFDLKPLKPLKAELKEKIQAEKSGQKLNFQPRAFFQFFTWLNRVQGKKQAQLLNIDILSFAGDHGINAEFSTPRFRSGEFLMDAMRQETMPELWKGNLSLQHFWVDLGVDYAFESNISYWLNHNNKLINSKIKARTESFSSYPAMTDDELAEAFYSGRKLVDRAHYQEKDLLVLHSLGEGQIFSVYALAWALSISDAKAWTKYLPAWLGQEVEQEIQRLAKKHPISHNPFTNLCFYGGFETVALCGAIIRAAEKGIPFLLADPMAIIAWQYAAKIVPGVEQYGYAVGNFAEHLSKDYGSFKENMSYTASGREWYPFIWKMQQELRQFNAQ
- a CDS encoding DUF6580 family putative transport protein; amino-acid sequence: MKKQLIYLAILFVLAIGSRLIAPWPNFTAMTAVVFTGGMLFGKRYQALLFPMLILFVSDFIINNTLYSYMGFTLITQGAGWLYSSYLLIALLGVLNFGSSKWAHVIVGGISGTLLFFLLTNFGVWLGNPAYPQNVNGLIGSYVAGLPFLFNQVMGTVFYGIVIVAAYRLTEGKPILERIRA
- a CDS encoding helix-turn-helix domain-containing protein, whose protein sequence is MEEIAARIKELIADQGLSNKDFAQSIDVAPAIISHVLSGRNNPSLHLIQQITNVYTNVNLDYLLNGKGSMYEDQQLKDYKANEPKVPIDPKEPKEVDKAKQVSSEDEAAYSSFGLPPGARYVSEPSGAPIPYAVKDTIDNPKTEPTDKQEPEYPKEKRDSELTNVYTNVNPVPEKEIDRIIIFYRDRSFREYRPEA
- a CDS encoding alkaline phosphatase D family protein, with the protein product MKRLAFSIALSILSLTIVAQSNKVLSGPLLGYAEMKEALIWVQLRDKGSVKLNYWPQNSPEQKQETDLVSTSANTGNTAKLYLRNLEPGTIYEYEVMVDDENQKFKFPLEFDTEPLWDYRTDPPAFSIAMGSCTYINEEAYDRPGTPYGGDYQIFKSIESQKPDAMLWLGDNIYLRDADWWTRSGYIHRYTHTRSIEEMQALMASCNNYAIWDDHDFGPNDANGSWIHRDLALEMFKLFWPNPSFGYRDMPCTFSAFNYRDCDFVMMDNRFYRTEPSEEHPEQIFGTQQIDRMIDLLKQSHAPFKFVLTGGQFLNTAQVFENHSNYEEERDYILKRLNDEDIKNVIFISGDRHHSEVDKLQLPNGNWVYEFTVSPLTSGAAHQVTEENDYRVEGSLIQERNFAVMNISGKRKARKLVLIYYNSEGEQIYSWSLSE
- a CDS encoding M14 family zinc carboxypeptidase → MQFSTQNSNNTSLKSLVPERRWLRLEHLNDLWAFVGNHEDFQIESIGHSEEGRDLKVILWGKGPKRIFAWTQMHGNEPTATLACADLLQDLVSDPELMALESKIEVALVLMLNPDGAERFQRRNALGIDLNRDAVARCSAEIKAYFNFLEAFKPQWAFNLHDQRNIFSAGASEHCATLSFLAPSADEERSIRLERKVSMQMIAAIHQKLEDSLSGHFGRYSDEFYPRALGDNLMKLGIPNVLFEAGHFPGDRFRRKARELNYRGLKEALHLVATDAWELVDPALYHLIPENKSHLRDLIFRDLQFGNCRLDLALMEQEVPNKESGELEIKFRIDDIGDLSHLHGIQEYKGGILAFEGDFNQDALANGRIQSEREFVFKHGYLQEH
- a CDS encoding aldehyde dehydrogenase family protein, yielding MAIYKSINPYNQELIGEFPEDLSTELEAKIAAAHSLSPLEDHYSFPIRRKAVQNLAGLLRERKTELAVHICDEMGKVLKEAEAEVEKCAWLCDYYYEKSPEFLADQKLDLGDAQAIRRYEALGVILGIMPWNFPLWQVFRFAVPAILAGNRVLLKHAPNCNLSADDLQSIFDDAGLPVAAYSAVRLSNETVAELLTDARIKGVSLTGSEKAGRTVAEIAGRELKPQVLELGGSNAFILHSSAKVKAAAQLASSALLLNAGQSCIAAKRFLVHESLYTEFIQELKAVFSNYSIGDPKASSTSIGPLARPDLKANALRQIEESLAQGAKLELGGKGDGNLLEPTILSGVNPDMTVFKEEVFAPIASIMSYADFEEAIAISNSSRYGLGVSLIGEDRDFMLSQASRFEEGAVFINDLVKSDPRLPFGGVKNSGYGRELGPEGIHSFCNLKTIYLKGD
- a CDS encoding pyrophosphohydrolase domain-containing protein — its product is MKKQISAVEAFHNAFRIENRYAPTADIDEKTQLLRYKLMREENEEYLEAAQNGDLVEIADALGDMLYILCGTILSHGMQDKIEEVFDEIQRSNMSKLDANGEPIYREDGKVLKSDQYFKPNIKAILDRD
- a CDS encoding glycosyltransferase family protein; translation: MQFLFAAKDGFTYNRTYILAEGLKELGHDVQYYKIPERQPKYGQVLRDLSLKADVVLVPPFRHRDLSFVRRYAQAPVVFDPLISRYLTKVVDYGHYWKAPQKWWIDFRDFRNCDLLLADTAAHLQYFEKTLRLPSSLPKAVVPVGVHLEEFPAHYPKKDDTLEVGFYGTFVPLQGVLSIIEAIALLKEEKDLNFTLLGTGHQYEEARQLAADRGLSLDIFKGWIPYDELAAQIAKFDLALGVFGESLKADLVVPNKLYHYAASGKAILTKDSPGLREVFEPGTDVLTAEANPQAIADKILYLRDHRDELSALGHKARQKMEASYSKAAIAQRLVDAVQKL
- the hpf gene encoding ribosome hibernation-promoting factor, HPF/YfiA family encodes the protein MKWDIQTVDFKATEELLSFTEEKVSGLHKYYDQIVGAEVYLKLIQDEANQNKKAEIKLNIPGNDLFAESHDASFEKAVHDAVDKLKGQIRKLKTKMQKH